The DNA segment AGCTTTTCGCCTGCAGGAACCCGAACAAAgtttgttggaaataaagtgATTTCTGATTCTGATTGTTCTTCTGATATTTTGAAACGTCGAAGTGATTCGAAAAGACAagcgtgcgaaaggccgtggggggatgggagggagggagggaggggaggcgacgtttagctgcgacaccaagcgcgtatcttgcgaccggatgcaaggggaactggcgactcaatctcccacgcgaaaggagaaaagcgggaaggccgcgcggCAGGGAGGGGGTGTAGTTTCTACtgtgccagcaactgcgtacttgtacttggcGCGGCTATGGGCTGTCGCgtgcactgtatcttgaaagccatctacacacggctcttacctttgtatgcgctgtgctttcgccggtcggtttccgttgaagcgatagaccacacgaaccttcgctcgctgctgctggcgcgcttgctcacaccagcgttttgacaggggtTGTCTGCAGACATCGagagtgatctattcatatttgattgtgcgcgctgacaccacgcttgttaattcatttagtaagcgaatgtgtcccagtttacgcagccgataaaactactatccttacttcgtatagctccctactaatttcctatcgcaattgatgtttcccctttcgggcgaaactgcgtcttttttaaTTTTCCCCTAATATTTCACACCCCTCTTACCCTTCCCCAGTACAAATACGTGCTGGGGAAGAGATCCTCTGAGTATCTTCGCTGACTATACTTTTACCACTATTGCTTTGACGACCCCAAGCGAAAACTGACGAAGGGCTTTTGACTAGCCTACTCATGATTGCCACGGTGCTTCGCAATCATGAGTGGGCTAGCCATAGGCTACTTAAACGAAAACGCAGAAGGGTAAAGGTTTAAGTCATATTACCAATTTTTCTTCAGTAAGCAATAAAAGTGCCGAAGAAAAGGTACACAGTCAGAAGCGCGCACAGAAGTAGAAGAGGGTGAAGAACGTTTCCTTCCTGCCGGTCCGCACATAACGCTCTCGTCTGAAATCTTCCCTTTGGGTACAGTTCTTTCAAGCCTTCTAAACCCGAAATCTGGCAACCACGCGATGGACCTCTTGCTCCCTCAGCGACTGGCCGGCGTTGATCTCCGAACAAGCGAGTCGTTTGACTGCGAAGAAGGCTTCGGCCATGGGCCCTTCCAGAAGAGGATGCTCCTTCTGATTCTTCTGGGTGCCTTCTTGCTTAAATGTCAAACTATTGTGGTGTCCGTCGTCACCGGTGATGTCGACCATTGGTGCAAGCCGCTCGCCGGCTTCAACATCTCTGTAGCCGATTGGAAAAATATCGCCGATACCTAATCGAGGCCTGATGGACGCTTCAGCCGCTGCCGCGTCTACGAACGTTGCAAGCCACCCGCAGAACTCAGCAATTCCGTTGAGCGTGGGAAGACTGGCGCGGTACCTGAAGTGGCCGGCCGGTGGTACAACAAATGCTTTTTCAATGACCATGAACCCCAAGACAACAACGAGTCACGCGACGCGCCCTGCGAAGAGTGGGACTACGACGTTCGGACAGCCGAGACCAGTGCGGTGAGCTTCTGGAACATGGTGTGCCACCGACGTTTGATGCCGGCCGCCCTTGTCACCCTGCAGAACACTGGTGCAGTCGTTGGCCTTGTCCTGGTCGGAGCCCTCGTAGACTACGTCGGCAGAAGAGCCTGGCTCCTCGGCTCCGCTGTGGCAGTGGTGACGTGCACGGTATCCACCTTGGTGGCGACAACTTATGTGCATTACGCTGTGGCACGCTTCCTTATCGGGGCCAGTGTCGCCGTACACACAGTTTTCACCTTCCTGATCCCATTCGAGGTAATGACGCACACGCACAGGCCACACCAGGTCCTCTTTCTAGCTGTTGTGGGTTCGGCGCTGTGCGACATTTGGATCATCATCGTCAAATCTATTGTCATCAATTGGCATCTGAAGCAGATCATCTTCCTCGCTCCGACGGCTATCCTGCTGCCTGCTTTGTCTACAGCACGAGAGTCACCCCGTTGGCTCGTCGCGAAAGGAAGGCTGGACGCAGCAGAAACAGTCATGATGGAGGGGGCTAAGACAAACAATTTCCCGATTGCGGTCACGGCCTGTCTCGTGGAGAAGCTCAGGGAACAGATCCAGAACCACGTGGGTCAGGAAGGCGCAGACGCAGACGAGTTGATCGACTGTCGCTCCCTCCGACGTCGAGCGTTGGCAATGTTCGCGGTATGCTTTTCGGTATCGTTCGTCTTCTACGTCAACGCTTTCTCCACGGCGCAATGGAGGGGATTCTGGATACCGGGCCTCAACGTCGCCGTCACACTGTTGACGTACGCGGCGATGCACTTCCTGATGACTGGTGTCACCCTTATCACAGTACTTACCAGTTGCTTCCTTCTGACGGGCGTCATCCAATGCGCGATGAGTATCACCGCCGGCGCTGGACTCGCCACCATCACCAAGGTCTTGCTCGTGTTATCCAAGGGCGCGTCCACTGTGATTTACGTCCACTGTTTCACGTATGTCGCTGAGCTGTTCCCATCGGCCGTGAGGGGCGGCGCCCTCTGCTGGGCATTCGCCTCTGGACGTGCCGCGGCCATGTGCGCGGCAGTGACTTTTGTATTGAAGCCGACCGGACATGAAGACGTGGTCTTTGGCGTGACGGGACTGTTCCTTTTCGCTTCTCTGCTTGTCATTCGTGCCCTGCCACGCACGACTGTGGTGGAGGAAGCAAAAATCGTGGCCAGGGACGCTTCGGACTCCACTAGAATTGCCTTGGATCACATGAAGCGGACCTTGGAGCAGCATACGTGGCAAAAGACGACCAAGACCGCAAGCTTGGAGAGTTCCAAGTCCTCCGGCAAGAAGAGTCGAAAAAGCGTTGGCAGCAGCAGTCTGGGCAGTTCTAAGTTACGCCGTGGATTTAGCACCGACCGCATGCAGATGTGACAAGCAGTGTGAAGATTGTACGCACTTCTTTGGTGTTTGTCACGTTCTTCACTTTTGGAAGCTGCCTCTGATGTGCTCGCGCCAGTTTTAACTCAATTGTATTCTTGTAGCTTTCCCTTGAAACAAAGTTTTTGAGAACTAGCATTTATTCTCTACTTTGTATTTTTCATGCAGCCGTATGTTTATTGCGCATCTTATTCGTTTAATGATCGGCAATATAAAGTTTTGTATCGATAGTATGTGCGTCTACTGTATGAAAGCTGCCGTGTTTACTTCTCGCTAATATAAATCTCTGTACCTTTTGAAGGAGCCTgttactatctatctatctctctccaCATGAAACAACCACTGCAGTTCGCCTCTGATTTACAGGCTCAGTGGAAAAGCTGCAAGATAGTTTAGCTAGTTTCCAGCTGATTCTATCAATTTATAACGCGTGTCAGCAGGCCAAGCCGCCATTTTGCCGACGCCTCACATGTGCCGCAGACTGCGTCGCACTCTTTGTTTCGTATGTACACTGTATATTGTTTAAGAATAAGAATATCCATCGGCTGTTTTTGGCACTCAGTTACGACGTGGACCTTCCTCGGTGGTGCACCGCAGACTGGGCAGGTGGCGGGGCGGAGCATGGACAGCTATAACAAGGTTCAGCGTTGTGCTTGGACTCCTCGCATGGTGTTCAATGTATACGCGTGTGAGACATCTTCGCAAAACGCCGCACTCAAGGCAATTTTCGCTCGATGGAAGTACTGAGCTGTCTCAAACACGACCACTGCCGCTCACGTCGACAAACGTACTGCCAAGCTGCGCCTCTTTGAACGCCGAGCGTGAAGGTATAGTTAGCTCCAAGTGCGTAATGCGGGACGAAAAACGGCGCCATTTTAGCCAGTGTTGCTCATTTTTGTCACATTTAGTTACATACATGTAACTTTACATACGGTTTTATCAAGGGACTCGCTATGCTGAACGACACAGTAAACATTTCCAGCcaaaaaaaagtgctgatgcAGCGCACTTGTTGAAATCtgtgtgaagcaaagctttcgtaAAGCGTCGAATTTCAACGTCTGCGTCCACTTCCAACGTGTGCGTGAAATCTGCATCATCTTTGTTGTAATTTATCATTATTTCGTAACTTCGCCCACTTTGCGatatgtacagctgcagcggaagaAGGTAAGCACAAGTGACTGATCACCTGATAAGATAAATTGCGGCAGGCGACGCTGTTGTGCCTTAGCATGCCCGAAAACTAGAGTGGCCGGAGTGCCTCTTTTAATCATGAATCATGTGTCACTTTAGATACCAATGTGCACGGAACAAGAGCTGCGCAGCTCTTAGCCGCCCATTCCTGCGTGGACCGTTGGCATgcctcggcgtccctcggcgtaaccgaacCAACGAGCACCAGGAAGgttgaaagagcgaacgcgcTGCGCAGCGGTGAATGAAAGGCGCCGAGAGCGAGTACAAAACACACAAAGAAAACTACAGCACCTATATTATATTTCCATCTTTTTACCCTCAGCTGAACATTCAGTGTAGAAGACAGAGGGAAGGCAATATGACAGGAATCACAAGCGTAAGCACATGAAATGCATACACAAAATGTCTCCCGCTGTTGCAGTACGCTTTTGATGCAGTATCACATAAAGAAAtcttagcgtagcttgcactagtggcacaaggctaaagaaacagtggagctgatcggcacctagctgttCCTGACCTTACGGGTTACGCTTTTGCGGAATATATGAATaactgatcgattatcgattacttattgattggctatcgcaaggcattggcctCGTATTTgttctaggctaagcactaccaagtcatccccagcgttttcctgaatttattaattatggatctattatcgattagctattgattggctatcgatttgctatcgatgactgacaaagcgaaagtagtcccaaccatactTAGCTTGACTTAGCCTGGCTCAGCTTCACTAGATCACATGGgcgtgtgccattgcgcttggaccctttctgcccaaccgccaggatcggcccacattttctgtttgcggttgacacattacgcccggcttaaacagctctgcctTTAAAACCGACCCCTTTCACCAGGGCGGTGTACACGAAatgaaaaaatcaccgcatatccacgaagtgaatgatgatgagtgggcgaagcaccgggggatcattcaggtAACCATGAATCCCTcgtttacatatatatatatatatatgtatacgtagatgtatatgtatatataaggccgctcgaggcacgcaaagtgcctcgagtggccagtcgcgcggttattctgcgtgtattcgcgagcttctttcacaccCCGAAAAACACATTTACGTAGCACTtattcagcaacagaaaactgtatcgggagtttttcatgttgctctacaactttctcattgacactttgacaattaggacagtacttctcgagttcgataattaattacaattacgtaattaaatctcagtaacgaaaaaattactgacggctactccactgtactggaaacaatacgcactaggtttgcttcgcgtaacaccgttcctctttttttaaatcgtgctgcgtgatagctgggacaccctgtatatatatatatatatatatatatatatatatatatatatatacatatatatactgtacatgtgtacagtatagcaacacttatatagcccttgtgcaccgcagcgccactAGCggacatgcaaaccagagctacggacaacgcacgacgagggagggacaaggctcggccctaagatGCTTCACCCCTAAAAGTGCATACATACTTATTTTATACTACAGCATGCACTATATATATAACCATGAACAGCTCTAAACTTTTAATTGCGAGATATACGTGGtgtagtgagtgagtgaaataacttttattagaggtccggcgaggacgcgaactcgtcgcgcacctggctagtcccacgtcggaaccggcaggtctagcccaccggcccggtcgcgggcacgacggaaagccaggatttgcttgtctagagcggggatacgcagaagcgagtcccactcatccttgctgaacttggggtatctcgacccgcactcccgagcatgtgtgctagagtggaggtctgcccgcaggacgggcaggcgtcgtcacGATATACGTCAgaataaacttcgtgcagaacggccagacacgggtatgtgccggtctgtaaaagtctaagcgaaacagcttgcgccctattcaatttggggtgaggggatggaaagacccttctagacatgtagaagaattttgtAACCGCtactcgttgtgagtagcgggagcatccccgTGTCGGCTCTTCTTACAGAGGAagcggtgaggtcgcgcgcagcctcgtgagcatgctcattgaggttcggggaggaggaggaggaggaaaacatttattaagagaaaaaaaaactagcaggcgtcttcctgcttgtgttgggaggtgcgctcagtccagggctcctgctgctcttgctgtctcccgggcccgccgcaccagttgttgctggtcacgagggtccgagctagtcagcacggcctcccactgctcgggtgtggggttgggtatacgcggggctacctgtatattggggcatgcccatgtggtgtgatatagggaagcgtagtcgttacaaagggggcatttctactagtacagtgcagggtgtattgcgtgtaatctgcttaaatgtgttggtttgtaattgtcgccatgctactgcgtcttcgcgtgagagggtcttgtgtgggggtgggtattgttgtctgttcaatctgtggtgttccaatatggcgtggtattgtaaaggtactggctccatagatgcggccgtatccctctcttgtggcgcccgggcgacatgagctcgggctacagcgtgcgcacgctgatttccacggagggactcgtgtcctggagtccatactatttcaacgtcgggtaattgagaggcttgtttgaggagtcgggcggcgatggaacatattctgcctctggcatagcttcGACCggccctacgtgagcgggaaaccagtgaatcgaatgatgcgtgagagcatccggattggaaacgctaagaagacgagcggCTTgttcggcgatgcgacccttctgaaaagccttaaatgccgttttggaatcgctatagacctcagacccacgaccgtctagcagggcgagggcgatggcggcttgcacggcgacttcggggtctgaagtgcgaattgaagcgttattggaaagcttgccgctgcagtcgaccacgacgacggcgaaGGTCTTTCCATCACTGTACtacgcggcgtcgacgaagcatgctctgatgccttgttgcttgatctgttttagaattgctactgctctcgccttgcgtctgccctcatTGTGGACGTGGTGGAGAGGTCGCTACTATTGTGTTGGGGAGTGGCGCCCCCGTGTTTGTGCCAAGCAGAATAAAGACAGTTGTTTGGGTTCAGTGTCAACCAGCTGTCCCATTACGGGCTCCTCAAGCGCTCAGGCTATGGCTTGGGTACCTTCCCCGGTGAACTGATAACACTACACGTCGTATCGATGTTGCACAGGTGTAATTACAGCATTAGcagtatattgttacggggtgtgtagaagtcGTTTATTTcagggagccgtagggcaagtaGGTGCCGGTACTGCACGTCATCCGTCTCTTCTTCGCTGccctcctaatgttgttgctgctgatgctgctgctccactacctttgacgcactgtaacatggctcctctcgcagacgaagctCTCCGCGCGAGAAGTCAGTGGAGCTTTCGTTGAGTAAACGGCTTCAGGTGGGCTAGATTTCGGTCCTGGATGACTGTCTTccactggaagtgaggcgcgcaattctataattcacctcgctgagacgctcAATCACAATGCAGATATAACCCATAATGCATGTGGGCTATATCACAACGCTGATCTGTCCAGAACAGTAGGTATGCTACACAGGTTACGATTCATGCTACCATCATGGTTTAAACGACAGCTTTACTACTCCATGGTGTTCTCGCATTTTCACTATTTTGTTTTAGTCTGGGGAACCACCGCTCAGGGTAATTTAAATCACCGTCAAGTATTACAGAAGAAGTGTATTCGATTCACTGAAAACTTATCATGGCAACAACACTCACTacctttctttaaaaaaacgGTATCTTGACTATTTCTAATATTTTTCGCCAGAGCCTTGCGCAGAGGATTTTCCCAAATTTAAAGGCAGATCCGACCACATTTTTAGCACCATATAAGTGACCCGAATCTAATTATGCACTTAGGCAGAATATTTatgtgaagaaaaaaattagaacATGTTATGGGACGCAGTTCTTAGATTACCAGATACCTGAATTATTAAATTTCTACCCGGAACTAGTTCCCATCGCGAAACAATCAAAGTCCATTTTTTCATTTAAAACAAGAGTGAAAGCCCTGCTTGTGTGAGATGTCCCATGTACCTAAATGTATgtaatggagaaaatgaacaaaaggaCCGAATTGTTTCCTGTTGTAATATTTTATCCGCAAAGTGCCACATTGTCATTGCTTTGTTGCCCTGTAACATTCACAATGCCTTATTATTATCCAGTGCATATTGAACTTAAAATGCTTGTCTCTATATGTTGTGCTTCCCGACCAAATCACCCCGCCCCCAACTTTTTATTTCTGTCCTATAATGTATGCAGTATATACTTGCACAtatttgtgtcttttttttttactactacaaatcgcgttttttttttcgaaagcgcTGATCGCTGTGTGCTGTACGTCGGAGAAACGAGGCCTCGGCAGGCACCAAATAGGCGCCTTTTGCCTCGTTGACTCTGGTAGGAAGGTGTCTGTCTCTGTTGTAGTTTTGTGTTTTTTAATGTTTACTGccaaaataaatattattattattattattattattattattattattattattattattattattattattattattattgtataaattattattattaatgtatAAATTAAAGTGTTACAAAGCCCATTTTATGTCACGGCAGAAAAGACGTGGAGGTGGATTGGCGTTGTTTGTTAGGAcaagatattgacacgtatacatgtttatctttcaccggtggccgctttccaccggctaacaaatgttaaacgttatcgctcggcgcaggacgcgcctgtatcggaagtttctagaacgttatcgatgcttctttccgttgcctgttttcaccgacgcttatgttatgtgattgtatgaccgacgcgaattgtctagaactttctggaagacacgcgggcatcagggattaatctggaaccttcgatgactcaggtataaaggccgacgcgcttcgccgctgatcagatttcgacgaccgccgactgtgttcgccgctttcgttgtgcttcgagtgtagcttgcttttgtgggcacaggttcgcccaataaataattagtttcgtcatacacagttttacgactgtttacttcagcgtcactactacgtgacatctggtggaggtgctagtgcgttcatgcagcgaacgcccccgcaaagccgcgatccaagcccgaaaccggaggacaacgccaacgtcgccaaggaccagcgagctagccgtaggcagcaaggacttccgccggaatacggacttcttcccgagaagaccacagcgatcaaggccaagtcaacgactccaatggcagccccagcgtcccccatcctgctgcaacaacctcgggagccaccgaccttccgtggatcatcggctgaagaccctgaaactaggctggagacatacgaacggaccgcgacgttcaacaaatggagcgacgacaagctgcgccatgtctatttttcgttggatgacgctgctcgcacctagtttgagaacagagagaccactcTGGTGACGTGGGAtctttttcgtgagaacttcgtgaggaccttcacgagcgtcgtacgaaaggaaagggcagaggttttcttagaaaccagagtgcaattgccgaacgagagcatcgcgatcttcacggaggagatgtctcgcctcttccgccacgccgacctggacatgtctgaagaaaagaaagttcggttcttgatgcggggtgtgaaagagcaactattcaccggattgatgcgcaacccgcccaagactgtcgccgaatttctttccgaggccacaacgatcgagaagacgcttgaaatgcgcgccaggcaatacaaccgccgtgccctgaccaactacgccgatgctcaagccctaggcgccgacgacctgcgcgagaccatcagagcagtcgttcgcgtggagctgcagaagctctttcccaggtcgcagcctcaagtggcatctatcgccgacgtcgtcaaagaagaagttcagcgctcacttggcgt comes from the Dermacentor silvarum isolate Dsil-2018 chromosome 9, BIME_Dsil_1.4, whole genome shotgun sequence genome and includes:
- the LOC119464002 gene encoding solute carrier family 22 member 13 → MTHTHRPHQVLFLAVVGSALCDIWIIIVKSIVINWHLKQIIFLAPTAILLPALSTARESPRWLVAKGRLDAAETVMMEGAKTNNFPIAVTACLVEKLREQIQNHVGQEGADADELIDCRSLRRRALAMFAVCFSVSFVFYVNAFSTAQWRGFWIPGLNVAVTLLTYAAMHFLMTGVTLITVLTSCFLLTGVIQCAMSITAGAGLATITKVLLVLSKGASTVIYVHCFTYVAELFPSAVRGGALCWAFASGRAAAMCAAVTFVLKPTGHEDVVFGVTGLFLFASLLVIRALPRTTVVEEAKIVARDASDSTRIALDHMKRTLEQHTWQKTTKTASLESSKSSGKKSRKSVGSSSLGSSKLRRGFSTDRMQM